DNA from Actinoplanes sp. SE50/110:
GCCCAGCGATCCGGCACCGTGATCACCGGGACGCTGGACGCCACCGGCAAGGATCCGGAGCTGCAGAAGCTGTTCAACGACCCGACCTACCTGTACGGCGTCGGCGCCAAAGCGATGCCCTACCGGGCCGTGCTGGACGATCAGGGCCGGCTCACCGAGTTCACCGTGTCGATGCCCGACCAGCGGATGGCCTCGCAGCCGGCCGAGCCGATCACCCCACAGCCGCCCCTGGTCATCCGGATCTCGCGGTACGGCCAGACCGGCGTGCAGCCGGCCCCGGCGACCAGCGGTGAGGTCACCGCCCAGGACTACGAGCTGCTCTCCACCGACACGGACTGATCCCCCTCCGCGGTGCCGCGCCCGATCGGGTGATCCCGGCCCGGGCGGGCGCGCCGCGGGGTGGCGGAGGTCCGCCACCTGCTAGAACGGGTAACCGCGTACCGGCGAATCGATCTTGGCAAGGTCGCCGCGAGATCCCCCGCAAGCGGGATGTCGGGAAATAGGCTAGATGGTTTACCTTCTTTCTTGAAAGCGATAACGAAAAGGCATCCGCTCCCACGGTCGGGGCGGATGCCTTTTCATGTCTTGTCCCAGATTTTCGGATCTGTGCAAGCGTAGCCAAACGGACAATAGCGGCTATATTGGCACGGCTCACTGGATCAGGGGAATGTGCTCTGATCGACTTGAATTGCACCCGGCGCGCAGCGATAAAGTCTCGCCGCACACCATTTCCGTTGAGCTGCCGCAGTTTGCCGAAAGGGCCTCCGATCTTGGCTGCCGCCGTCATGATTTCAATTTCCGTCGTGCTCTCCGTATTCGCCGCGGTGACGCTGTGGTGGACCATGCACGCCTGGCGTACGCCGGAGACGCTGGCCGCCACCCGGTTCGAGGAGCCGGACGGCGATCACCGGGTCACCTTCTCGCTGCTCGTCCCGGCCCGCCACGAACAGGCCGTGCTGGAACACACGGTGGAGCGGCTGCTGCGCTCCACCCACCAGGGCTACGAGATCATCCTGATCATCGGGCACGACGACCCGGAGACGGCCGCGGTGGCCCACCGGGTCGCGGCGAGCGCGCCGGACCGGATCCTGGTGGTCACCGACCACAACGAGGTGAAGAACAAGCCGCGGGCGCTGAACACCGCGCTGCCGTACGTACGCGGTGACGTGGTCGGCGTCTTCGACGCCGAGGACCAGGTCCACCCCGACCTGCTGGAACACGTCGACCACGCGTTCCGGGCCACCGGCGCCGACGTGGTGCAGGGCGGCGTGCAGCTGATCAACTTCCACTCCAGCTGGTACAGCCTGCACAACTGCCTGGAGTACTTCTTCTGGTTCCGCAGCCGGCTGCACCTGCACGCCGACAAGGGGTTCATCCCGCTCGGCGGCAACACCGTGTTCGTCCGCACCGACGTGCTGCGCACCGCCAACGGCTGGGACGGCACCTGCCTGGCCGAGGACTGCGACCTCGGGGTACGGCTGTCCAGCCGGGGCGCCAAGGTGGTCGTCGCCTACGAGGCGTCGCTGGTCACCCGGGAGGAGACGCCCGACTCGATCGGCAGCCTGCTCAAGCAGCGCACCCGGTGGAACCAGGGCTTCCTGCAGGTGCTGCGCAAGGGGGAGTGGCGCCGGCTACCGTCGTTCCGGCAGCGGCTGCTCGCCCGCTACACCCTCACCGGCCCGTTCCTGCAGGCGTTCTCCGGCCTGGCCATCCCGGTCGGGGTGGGCGCGGCGCTCTGGGCGGACCTGCCGGTCGGCATCGCCCTGGCCACCTTCGTGCCGGTGGTGCCGATGCTGGCCAACATCGTGTTCCAGACCGTCGGGCTGCGCGACTTCGGCCTGCAGTACAACCTCAGGATCGGCTTCCGGCACTATGCCTGGCTGACCCTCGGCGCCTTCCCGTACGCGTTGGTCCTGAGCGTGGCGGCGCTGCGCGCGGTGTGGCGTGAGTACACCGGCCGGCGCAACTGGGAGCTGACCGCGCACGTCGGCGCCCACCTGCACGGCAATGCCACGCCCGCCGAGGCCGGTGCCGCGGCGTGAGTCTTCTCCTGGACGCGGCTGACGACCGTACCCAAGCAATCGCCACCGCAACCGAACAACCCGCCCGGCGGCGACGCCGCGGCCGCAACCCCGAGACCTACCTGATGGTGACGGTGACCGCGCTGATCCTCACGGTCTACGCGCTCAACATCACCGGCTTCCCCGGCGCCAGCGACGACGAGGGCACCTACCTCGCGCAGGCCTGGGCGGTGGCGCACGGCCGGGGCCTGGCGCACTACACCTACTGGTACGACCATCCGCCGCTGGCGTGGATCCAGCTCGCCGCGCTGTCCTGGCTGCCCGGCGTGTTCGGGGTGCACAGCCCGGCCGTGGCCGCCGGGCGGATCGCCATGCTCCCCGTGATCGCGGCCAGCCTGATGCTGGTCTACACGATCTGCCGGCGGATGGGGATGGCCGTCTGGTCGGCCACCGCCGCACTGCTCATCTTCGGACTGTCCCCGCTGGCCGTCACCATGGACCGGGAGATCTACCTGGACAGTTTCGCGGTCGCCTGGATGCTCGGCGCGCTCGCCCTCGTCCTCTCCCCGCGCCGGCACCTGTGGCACGTCACCGCGGCCGGCGCGGCCACCGCGATCGCCGTGCTCAGCAAGGAGACCATGCTGGTCACCCTGCCCGCGGTGCTGGTCGCGCTCTGGCAGAACGCGGCGCGCAGTTCGACCCGGCCGTGGGCGATCGGCGGTTACGCCAGCGGGCTGGTGCTGGTCGGCGCGTTCTATCCGCTGTACGCCCTGCTGCGCGGCGAACTGTTCCCCGGACCCGGGCACGTCTCGCTGATCGGTGCCTGGCAGTTCCAGCTGGCCAACCGCTCGGGCTCGGGCAGCATCTTCACCACCGGATCCGGCGCCAACCAGCTGCTGCACTCGTGGTTGTTCTACGACCCCATCATTCTGATCGCCGGCCTGGTCGCGACCGTTGCGATCGTGGCGGTACGTCGTCTGCGGCCGCCCGCCGTGGCCGGACTGATCCTGACCCTCGTGGCGCTGCGGCCCGGCGGCTACCTGCCGGCCATGTACGTGGTGCAGATCCTGCCGTTCTTCGCGATCGCCATCGCCGGCGCCCTCGACCAGCTCGCGGTGCTGGCGCCGCGGCGCTGGATCCGGCCGGCCGCCCTGGCCGTACTCGCGCTGCTCGCCGCGGTCCTGGTGGTGCCGCGCTGGTGGACCGGGAACGAGCGGGCGCTGACCGCCGAGGACAACGCGGGGTACGCGGCGGCCGCCGACTACCTGCGCACCGCGGTGCTGGACCGGGCGCACACCACCGTGGTCGTCGACGACGTGCTGTGGCTCGACTGCGTGCGCGCCGGATATCAGCAGCAGAAGGTGATCTGGTTCTACAAGCTCGACCTGGACCCGGCGGTGAAGGCCACCCTGCCGCACGGATGGCACGACGTGGACTACATCGTCTCCACCCCGGCACTGCGGCAGGACCCGAGCGCGCTGCCGACCGTGAACACCCTGCTGACCCACTCGACAGTGGTCGCCGGGTTCGGCCCGGACGGCGGCCGGATCGAGGTCCGCCGGATCAACCGACAGGAGAACTCATGACCCCCGGCTCCCGGGCCCGCGCCATCGTCACCCCCGGTTCCCCGATCCGGGCCATCGTCACCCCCGGTTCCCCGATCCGGGCCACCGTCACACCCGGCGACAAGACCGTCCCGCTCGACCGGTATCGCAAGCCCGGGCGGACCCGGGCCGTGCTGCCCGGCGAGATCGGCGTGCCCGGCGCCCGCACCGCACTGCGGCAGAGCATCATCGTGCCGACGTACAACGAGCGGGACAACGTGCACGCGCTGCTCGACCGGCTCGCCGCGGCACTGCCGCACACCGAGACGGAGATCGTCTTCGTCGACGACAGCACCGACGACACCGTGGCCCTCCTGCGCGACCTGGCCCGCACCTACCCGATGCCGATCACCGTGCACCACCGCGACGACGGTGCGGGCGGCCTCGGCGGCGCGGTGGTCGAGGGCATGCGGATCGCCCGCGGCGAATGGATCGTGGTGATGGACGCCGATCTGCAGCATCCGCCGGAAATCGTGCCCGACCTGATCGCGGCCGGGATGCGCGACGGGGCCGACCTGGTGGTCGGCTCCCGGTACACCGCCGGCGGCAGCACCGGGGGACTGGCCGACGGATACCGCAAACTGGTGTCCCGCGGGTCGACGCTGCTGGTGAAGACCCTCTTCCGGAACAGCCTGCTGGCGGTCAGCGACCCGATGAGCGGGCTGTTCGCGATCCGGGCCAGCTCGCTCGACGCGGGGCGGCTGCGGCCGCTCGGATACAAGATCCTGCTCGAACTCATCGTGCGCAACCGGCCGGGACGCGTCGTGGAGGTGCCCTACACCTTCCAGGCCCGGTTCGCCGGCGAATCCAAGTCGACCGTGTCCGAGGGCCTGCGGTTCCTCAAACACGTCGGTCGGCTGCGACTGGGCGGCCGGCCCCGATGAACCCACCCACCGACCCGTTTGGGGCGTCCGTGACCCACCCGCACCGTCCACTGATGAGCCGGCGCAACCGGCTCCGCATCGCCCAGCTGATAGTTCTGGCCCTGGCGCTCTTCGTCGGCCTGCCTCAGCTGCCGGCCGGCGCCAGCGCCAACCTGGTCGGCAACCCCGGCCTGGAAGCTCTGGACAGCACCGGCTTCCCGGTCTGCTGGGAGAAGTCCGGCTGGGGCTCCAGCGGCTACAGCTTCGCCGTCTCGCACACCGCGCACAGCGGCGCCAACGCCATGCAGATCAGCATCAGCTCGGCCGGCTCCGGCGACCGCAAGGCGATGATGCTCGAAGACACCTCGTGCGCGCCCAACGTCACGCCGGGCCACCAGTACGATCTGTCCGCCTGGTACCAGACCAGCACCGCGAACACCGTGATGACGATGTTCCGGCACGACGTCGCACAGGGCTGGGTGTACTGGACCGACCTGGCCACCCTGCCGGTGACCACCGCCTGGACCCAGAAGACCGTGCGCACCCCGCAGGTGCCGGCCAACACCGACCAGATCGTCTGGGGGATCACCATCTACGGCGTCGGCACCCTGCTGACCGACGACTACCAGATGAACGACGCCACCCAGCCCGCCCCGGAACAGTCCTGCAGCGCCGGCGCCGCCTGCACCCAGGGCACCTGGGCGGTGATGCCGTTCAACTCGCCGGTCCGCAGCATCCACTCGGTGGTGCTGCGCAACGGGGACGTGCTGCTGGTCGCCGGCTCCGGCAACAACCCGGACGACTTCGCGGCCAAGACCTTCAAGACCGCCGTCTACCACCCGTCGAACGGCACCTTCACCACGGTGGCCACCCCGGCCGACCTGTTCTGCTCCGGGCACGTGCAACTGCCCGACGGCCGGGTGCTGGTGATGGGCGGCAACAAGGACTATCCGGCCGCCGACGGCAGCCACGGCTACGAAGGATTGAAGACCTCGTACGTCTTCGACCCGGCCACCAACGCCTACACCCGGGTCAACGACATGACCTCCGGATCGTGGTACCCGTCGGCCACCGAGATGGGCAACGGCGACATCATCTCGCTCGGCGGCCTCGGCGAGGACTCCTCCGGCACGGTCGCCACCCAGTACTTCGCCACCGCCCAACAGCGCTGGCTCGGACTCAACGAGGCACACCAGAGCTGGAACTTCTGGGGCCTGTACCCGTCGATGATCCTGATGCAGGACGGCCGGCTCTTCTACACCGGCAGCCACGTCTTCGGCAACGGCCTGCCCGGCACCGGCTCGTCGATCTACAACTACACCGCCAACACCATCACCCCGGTCGACGGCCTGCGCCAGAAGGACCAGCGCGACCAGTCGATGAGCGTGCTGCTGCCGCCCGCCCAGGACCAGAAGGTGCTGACCATGGGCGGCGGCAACATCGAGACCAACCCGGACGCGCACCGGCTCACCGACCTGATCGACCTCAAGCAGGCCAACCCGGTCTACACGGCCGGCCCGGCACTGCCCGGGGGCACCCTCACCGGCGGCGTCCCGGAGACCGGCACCCAGGGCAAGATGTACGTCTCCGCGGTGCTGCTGCCCGACGGCAAGGTCTTCGAGACCGGCGGCGGCCTGCACAACCGCGCCGACCCGGTGTACGAGGCGTCGATGTACAACCCGGCCACCAACACCTTCACCCCCGGCATGGCCACCGACCCGGTGCCGCGCACCTACCACTCGTCGGCGTTCCTGCTGCCCGACGGCCGGGTCATGGCGGTCGGCGACAACCCCGGCAACGGCACCTTCGACATGCGGATCTCGGTGTACTCCCCGCCCTACCTGGCCAACGGCGCGCGCCCGCACATCACCGCGATGCCCGACACCCAGTGGGCGTACGGCACCTCGCACACGATCACCGTCGACGCGCCGATCCTCAAGGCCGAACTGATCCGCCCGGCCGCGGTGACCCACTCCAGCGACCCGAACCAGCGGTTCGTCGACCTGCCGATGACGGTCACCGGCAACACCATCGGCCTGAACCTGACCAGCAACCCGAACCTGGCGCCGCCCGGCTGGTACATGCTGTTCGCGGTCGGCACCAACGGAGTCCCCTCAGTCGCGAAGTGGGTGCATGTCGGATGATCCGGATTCGATTCGCCGGAATCGCCGTGGCGGCCGCCGCGGTGTGCGGTGCGGCGGCCTGGACGGTCACCGGGTCACCCTCCTCCTTCGCGGGCTCGCCGGCATCTTTCGTCAGCCCGTCGGCCTCCTTCGCCGGCTCGCCGGACCCGGTCGGTGACGTGCCCGGGGCCGCCGCCCAGTCCGCTTCTCCGCAGCGCCGGGAGGAGAACACCTCCCGCTCCGGATCGGGCGCCCGGCCCCGGCCGCACGGGGCACCCGCGCCGTTCGTGCAGCAGTTCGCGGCCCAGCCCGGGCGGGCCCGGGTCCGCCCGCAGAAGTCGCCGAAGACGCCGGTCAAGGTGGCGCCGACGGTCGACGGCTGTGACCGGAACTATGGGACGCAGGCGCAGTGCATCCCGCTGGTCTACCCGACCGGGGTCACCGATCACTGTGCCTGGCTCGCGGCCCACGGTTTCACCCACATCAAGGTGGTGGGCAAGGACCGGCAGAAGCTCGACGCGGACGGCAACGGCACCGCCTGCGGCTGATTCCGGCGGAGTGGTACGGCGGCGGCCCTGCGGAAATCCGTAGGGCCGCCGTGCGCACCGAGGCCGACCCCTGGAAGCCCGTGGGTTCACCGGGCCCGCGCGCAAGGTCAGAACCGGTCACCACGGCGAAAGCGCGGTCCTACCTCGGACGGTCGACGTACATACCGGCACGGTGCTCGATCATCGAGAGAAGCTCACCCTACGTCCCTCGGCGATCCTGTCAGATGCGAGTCACAAGCCGCCCGGGTGCGAAGACAACCAGTCCTGATGCCGGTCCCGGAGAGCGTCACGCTCGGCCGTGGTGGACAGCATGACGTCCATGCCGCCGTCATAGGGGTGATACAGCCATCGCAAGCCGGGATCCGCGACCAGCACGTTGGCGATCACATCGTCAGCGACCCGACGCAACAACGGATCCAGGCACCCTACCGACCAGGACAGCCGGCTGACGTACAGGTGCATCCAGCTCTCGAACCCCGGCTCGTCGTCGATGCAGACGCTCGTCCAATACACGGCGCGTGGGTGCACGGCCAGGGTCTCCGGTGACCGGCATGGTTGCTGTGGCTGTGCGGTGTCGGAATAACCGGCAGTGGCCACCAGGACCGTCGGGCCGGTCACCAACTCGTCAAGGATGTTGTTGTGCCGGGCGAGGACCATCTCGTACTCGGCATCCGATCCGGGATAGCGCTTGGATCCGGGCAGAGTGTGAAACCGTATCCACCGGTCTCTGACATCGCGAAGCTCGTAAGGCAGCTTCGAACAGCCGGGCCACCGGTCGTCCCACAACATCGACAGCGCGGCGGTGTCCACTACGCCGGCGGCGGTCATCCCATCGCTCTTTCCTCCGAGCTGCATGCCGACTCTGGCGGCATCGGCCAGTCTATCGACCCTCGGCGCCGATGCGCCGGTTCACCGGGTCGGCGGGCGGGCGACCGGGCGATCAGACGGATCTGCTCCAGCTCTTCGCCGCCCGGTGTGGCGGCCCGGGCTTCCCGGCGTTCGATCGTCCGCCGTCGTGGCCTTCGCCCTCGTTCCCCCGGAGCCGCCGAGCAAGGTCGACGGTGGCGTGTGCGTGACCTCGAACCGCTCGCCGACCGCCGCATCGCCGTATCGCCGCGGGGCGATCCGGTCATCCGCGGGGGATGACGGAATCGGCGGGCCGCCGCGCCAGACTGAGCCGCCGCCGACAGTGGAGGACGGATCGGATGATCGGGCACCGCGCGAGGGTTTCGCTGATCGCCGGCGCGGTCGTCGTCGCCGGGTGCGCTGGCCGGAGGGAGCCGCTGCCGGGGCAGCCCGCCCGCCGGCGTCGCTGTCGCCGGCTGAGGTCGTCCAGCGCGGGTTGAGTGACGTCGAGCGGTCATGGACCGTCGCCGTCCTGATGCTTCCGGCCACTATTCGCAGGGGGACAGATGAGCACTGACGCCGACGCCGCGCTGTTCGGCAACCGGTTCGTGACGCAGGAGGTGCCGAGCCGGACGTTTCCGGACGAGGGTATGACGGCCACCGACGCCTTCCGGCTGGTCGCCGAGGAGATGGCGCTGGAGGGCGACCCGGCCCGGAACCTGGCCACCTTCGTCACGACCTGGATGGAGCCGGAGGCGCAGCGCCTGATCGCCGCCAACCTGCACCGCAACTTCATCGACCACGCCGAGTATCCGCTCACCGCGGAGATCGAGCAGCGCTGCATCCGGATGATCGCCGACCTCTTCCACGCTCCGGGCGAGACGACCGGCGCGCGCACCCAGGGCTCCTCCGAAGCGATCATGCTGGCCGGTCTGTCGCTCAAGTGGAACTGGCGCAAGCGGCGTGGTGACACCGGTTCCCCGAACCTGGTCTTCGGCGGCGACGTCCACGTGGTGTGGGAGAAGTTCTGCCGGTATTTCGACGTGGAGCCGCGGATCGTGCCGCTGCGGCCCGGCAGGTACACGATCGGGCCGGAGGATGTCGAACCCCACCTCGACGAGAACACGATCGGAGTCGCGGCCGTGCTGGGGACGACGTTCACCGGGCACAAGGACGACATCGCCGGCCTCAACCATCTGCTGCTACGGATCAGAGGCGAGCGCGGCCTGGACGTGCCGCTGCACGTCGACGCCGCCAGCGGCGGTTTCGTGTGGCCGTTCCTCTACCCGGACTCGCCGTGGGACTTCCGCCTCGAACAGGTGCGCTCGATCAACGTATCCGGGCACAAGTTCGGTCTGGTCTATCCGGGCATCGGCTGGCTGATCTTCCGGGAACGGGCGGATCTGGCCGAGGACCTCGTCTTCGAGGAGAACTATCTCGGCAAGACCGACAAGACGTTCACCCTCAACTTCTCCACGGGATCCGCGATGGTCCTCGCCCAGTACTACAACCTGGTCCGCTACGGCCGTGCCGGATACCGATACATCATGGCGAACATGCGGGCCAACGCCCGTACGCTCGGCGAGAAGCTGGCGGCGATGAACCGCTTCGAGCTGATCGGTGCGGACCAGGAGCAGCTTCCGCTGGTGGCGTTCCGCCTGGCCGCCGACAACGGATACGACGAGTTCGACCTGGCGTGGCAGTTGTCCGCCGAACGCGGCTGGATGGTGCCCGCCTACACCCTGCCGCCGAACGCCCAACACGTGACGATCATGCGGGCGCTGGTCAAGGAGACCATGACCCGTCAACATGTCGACCTGCTCGCCGAGGACATCGACGACGCCTGCGCCACGTTGGACAACAAGGGCGGCGCCCACGAGTCCGAACGCCGCAGAATCATCACCGGTCCGGGCCACTGACCGGCTGATCCCGCGCGATGCGCCGCGACCCGAGGGGCGCAGAGCCGACGACTCACCGGCCAACGGGAGTGCACGAGCGGAGCACAGGTCGAGGAAGACGTCGAAGACCTGGTCCGGGTGGCAGGATGGGCCGATGGTGTGGCTGGAGGATGCGGAGCTGTCGCCGGGGGCGGCGGGGCCGTTCGATCGGTGGCTGACGCCGCGGCGGGAGTTGTTCTGGCGGGTCGGTGACCGGGCGATCGATGGGCCGGTCGCCAAGCTCGGCGGGCAGCCGTTCTGGCTGGATGAGCCGTTCTGGCCGGTGTCCGGGACGTCCGGTGCGGCGATGACGTTCGTGGGGCAGTTCCCGCTGCCGGGGCCGGATACCCGGATGGCCTACCTGTTCCTCAGCGACGAGGACGGCACCTTCCTGGCGGAGGGTTGGGAGAACGCGCTGCTGGTCCAGCCGGGCGGGCGGGTGCCGGGGTTCGTGCGGGGGGAGGCGCGCCGGAGCGGGCCGTCGTTGTGGCGGCGGGGGGCGTCGTGGGAGGACCGCGTACCGGCTGAATTGTCTCTTGATCTTCGTGATCCGGATCCGGCCGACGCGGCGGCGTTCGAGCGGGCGGCGGCGTTCCAGCGGGCGGCCCGGGGTGGGCTGCCGGAGCCTGACGACGACGCGTACGTGGAGTGGCGCAGCTACGTGGGGGGCGAGCCGATCCTCTGGCAGCCGTGGACGTCCGAGGTGCTGGACGACAGCTGGCGGTTCTTCTTCCAGCTGGACGGGTCGGACGGCTGGGGTGGCAATCCGTTCACGCTGAACTTCGGCGGCGGGACCGGATACGCGTTCCTCAGTGAGGACCTGCGGGAGGGGCGCTTCTACTGGGACTGTGTCTGAGCGGCGAGCTCGTCGTCTGGCCGCGATCACCGGCCGGCGTGACGAGTAGGCGGTAGCCGGGGCGGTCCGGAAGCCGGTATGCCTCGGCAGCATATCGCTGGTCCCCAAGCAGCGGTCACGGTCGGGCCCTGGTCGCCGGCCGGTCGACGACCACGACGGGTCGTGCGGCATCTTGTTCGTCTTGTTCACCGGCATCCGCTGGGGAATGGCTGCTCAACGAGCTCGGCTTCGGCTGCGGCATGACCCGCTGCGTCCGGGCAGTCGGTGGCGGTTGCCAGGGGTGCGCACACTACGGACATGAGGAGTGCGGGCGTGGTGACAACAGTGATGATCGGCGTGGTGCCGGCCGCGCTTGCTGTGGTTCTCCTGGTTCGGCGGCGAGCGAGGGCGCCTCGCGAGGTTGCGGCGACGGCCCTGCGAGGCCTGGCGAAGAACCAGCGGCAGAGGAGGACCTCGCTCCGCGGGACCGGAAGCGGAGGCGACGACCACTGGGCGTCCACGATGCTCGCCACCAACCACGACGGGTCGGGCGGCCAATGGTGAGCCGAAGCGGTCGGCGCCGCGCTGCTGTCCTCCCGGTGTAGCGTCCTCTCGACAGCCGGGGCGGTGGGTGGCTGTGACCTTCAGGGAGCCATTGCTTCCGCCGACCCGGGGTGCCCCCGCCGTCTTTCACGATCGGTGCCCTGCTGGCTGCCCCGTGCCTCAACAGCTCAGATGAGAGATACGAGACAGCCTTTCGGCTGCTGAAGCCGCTACGGCCGCGCGTAGCCCGGCCAGCAGAACCTCATGCAGCCGCTGCCAGACGCCGGCGTTGTTCAGTCCCGCAGGCGCGCCGGCAGGTCATGCCGATGCGCCCGATCGGGTCAGGAGTTCCGAGTCAGGGTTCTGCCCGGTTCGCCGCGGTACGGGCAGCGGCCTTGGCGGTGTACATGGCCTCA
Protein-coding regions in this window:
- a CDS encoding polyprenol monophosphomannose synthase is translated as MTPGSRARAIVTPGSPIRAIVTPGSPIRATVTPGDKTVPLDRYRKPGRTRAVLPGEIGVPGARTALRQSIIVPTYNERDNVHALLDRLAAALPHTETEIVFVDDSTDDTVALLRDLARTYPMPITVHHRDDGAGGLGGAVVEGMRIARGEWIVVMDADLQHPPEIVPDLIAAGMRDGADLVVGSRYTAGGSTGGLADGYRKLVSRGSTLLVKTLFRNSLLAVSDPMSGLFAIRASSLDAGRLRPLGYKILLELIVRNRPGRVVEVPYTFQARFAGESKSTVSEGLRFLKHVGRLRLGGRPR
- a CDS encoding galactose oxidase early set domain-containing protein; this translates as MSRRNRLRIAQLIVLALALFVGLPQLPAGASANLVGNPGLEALDSTGFPVCWEKSGWGSSGYSFAVSHTAHSGANAMQISISSAGSGDRKAMMLEDTSCAPNVTPGHQYDLSAWYQTSTANTVMTMFRHDVAQGWVYWTDLATLPVTTAWTQKTVRTPQVPANTDQIVWGITIYGVGTLLTDDYQMNDATQPAPEQSCSAGAACTQGTWAVMPFNSPVRSIHSVVLRNGDVLLVAGSGNNPDDFAAKTFKTAVYHPSNGTFTTVATPADLFCSGHVQLPDGRVLVMGGNKDYPAADGSHGYEGLKTSYVFDPATNAYTRVNDMTSGSWYPSATEMGNGDIISLGGLGEDSSGTVATQYFATAQQRWLGLNEAHQSWNFWGLYPSMILMQDGRLFYTGSHVFGNGLPGTGSSIYNYTANTITPVDGLRQKDQRDQSMSVLLPPAQDQKVLTMGGGNIETNPDAHRLTDLIDLKQANPVYTAGPALPGGTLTGGVPETGTQGKMYVSAVLLPDGKVFETGGGLHNRADPVYEASMYNPATNTFTPGMATDPVPRTYHSSAFLLPDGRVMAVGDNPGNGTFDMRISVYSPPYLANGARPHITAMPDTQWAYGTSHTITVDAPILKAELIRPAAVTHSSDPNQRFVDLPMTVTGNTIGLNLTSNPNLAPPGWYMLFAVGTNGVPSVAKWVHVG
- a CDS encoding glycosyltransferase — its product is MLSVFAAVTLWWTMHAWRTPETLAATRFEEPDGDHRVTFSLLVPARHEQAVLEHTVERLLRSTHQGYEIILIIGHDDPETAAVAHRVAASAPDRILVVTDHNEVKNKPRALNTALPYVRGDVVGVFDAEDQVHPDLLEHVDHAFRATGADVVQGGVQLINFHSSWYSLHNCLEYFFWFRSRLHLHADKGFIPLGGNTVFVRTDVLRTANGWDGTCLAEDCDLGVRLSSRGAKVVVAYEASLVTREETPDSIGSLLKQRTRWNQGFLQVLRKGEWRRLPSFRQRLLARYTLTGPFLQAFSGLAIPVGVGAALWADLPVGIALATFVPVVPMLANIVFQTVGLRDFGLQYNLRIGFRHYAWLTLGAFPYALVLSVAALRAVWREYTGRRNWELTAHVGAHLHGNATPAEAGAAA
- a CDS encoding glutamate decarboxylase; this encodes MSTDADAALFGNRFVTQEVPSRTFPDEGMTATDAFRLVAEEMALEGDPARNLATFVTTWMEPEAQRLIAANLHRNFIDHAEYPLTAEIEQRCIRMIADLFHAPGETTGARTQGSSEAIMLAGLSLKWNWRKRRGDTGSPNLVFGGDVHVVWEKFCRYFDVEPRIVPLRPGRYTIGPEDVEPHLDENTIGVAAVLGTTFTGHKDDIAGLNHLLLRIRGERGLDVPLHVDAASGGFVWPFLYPDSPWDFRLEQVRSINVSGHKFGLVYPGIGWLIFRERADLAEDLVFEENYLGKTDKTFTLNFSTGSAMVLAQYYNLVRYGRAGYRYIMANMRANARTLGEKLAAMNRFELIGADQEQLPLVAFRLAADNGYDEFDLAWQLSAERGWMVPAYTLPPNAQHVTIMRALVKETMTRQHVDLLAEDIDDACATLDNKGGAHESERRRIITGPGH
- a CDS encoding glycosyltransferase family 39 protein, which produces MSLLLDAADDRTQAIATATEQPARRRRRGRNPETYLMVTVTALILTVYALNITGFPGASDDEGTYLAQAWAVAHGRGLAHYTYWYDHPPLAWIQLAALSWLPGVFGVHSPAVAAGRIAMLPVIAASLMLVYTICRRMGMAVWSATAALLIFGLSPLAVTMDREIYLDSFAVAWMLGALALVLSPRRHLWHVTAAGAATAIAVLSKETMLVTLPAVLVALWQNAARSSTRPWAIGGYASGLVLVGAFYPLYALLRGELFPGPGHVSLIGAWQFQLANRSGSGSIFTTGSGANQLLHSWLFYDPIILIAGLVATVAIVAVRRLRPPAVAGLILTLVALRPGGYLPAMYVVQILPFFAIAIAGALDQLAVLAPRRWIRPAALAVLALLAAVLVVPRWWTGNERALTAEDNAGYAAAADYLRTAVLDRAHTTVVVDDVLWLDCVRAGYQQQKVIWFYKLDLDPAVKATLPHGWHDVDYIVSTPALRQDPSALPTVNTLLTHSTVVAGFGPDGGRIEVRRINRQENS